From one Trifolium pratense cultivar HEN17-A07 linkage group LG1, ARS_RC_1.1, whole genome shotgun sequence genomic stretch:
- the LOC123910955 gene encoding ACT domain-containing protein ACR3 isoform X2, with protein MDVFHVTDQQGKKITDNKIIDFIEKALGPKGRQNTESVKNWAGKRVGVHSIGDHTAIELIGRDRPGLLSEISAVLASLQFNVIAAEVWTHNRRIACVLYVNDATKKSMDDDSKRLSIIEEQLNHILRGCENDEKVARTSFSMGFTFTHMDRRLHQMLFADRDYESAGLTTTNVDCPPSFRPNIKIERIEEKGYSVVSVRCKDRAKLMFDIVCTLTDMEYVVFHASISSEGPYASQEYFIRHVDGCTLDTEGEKERVTKCIEAAIQRRVSEGVSLELCAKDRVGLLSEVTRILRENGLTVSRAGVSTIGEKGLNVFYVRDAYGNPVDTNIIEALRKEIGQSVMVNVKKVPANTKAPETSRGWARVSFFFGNLLERFLT; from the exons ATGGATG TATTTCATGTTACGGATCAGCAAGGGAAGAAGATAACAGACAACAAAATTATTGACTTCATTGAAAAG GCTCTAGGACCAAAGGGCCGCCAGAACACAGAAAGTGTGAAGAATTGGGCAGGCAAACGGGTTGGCGTGCACTCCATTGGGGATCATACAGCCATTGAGCTCATTGGTAGGGACCGCCCAGGTCTCTTGTCTGAGATATCAGCTGTCCTTGCCAGCCTCCAATTCAATGTGATTGCAGCTGAAGTTTGGACTCATAACAGGCGAATAGCATGTGTCCTTTATGTGAATGATGCTACAAAAAAATCTATGGATGATGACTCAAAAAGATTGTCAATTATTGAGGAGCAGCTCAACCACATTCTACGTGGATGTGAGAATGATGAGAAAGTGGCTCGGACCAGTTTCTCCATGGGTTTCACCTTCACCCACATGGACAGGAGGCTCCACCAGATGTTGTTCGCTGATAGGGATTATGAGAGTGCTGGATTAACCACAACAAATGTTGATTGTCCTCCGTCTTTCAGGCCAAATATCAAGATAGAACGTATTGAGGAAAAAGGATACTCCGTTGTTAGTGTGAGATGCAAAGATCGGGCAAAATTGATGTTTGACATTGTCTGCACTCTCACTGACATGGAATATGTTGTTTTCCATGCGTCAATCTCATCCGAAGGCCCTTATGCATCACAG GAGTACTTCATCAGGCACGTGGATGGTTGCACACTTGACACTGAAGGGGAGAAAGAAAGGGTCACCAAATGCATTGAAGCTGCTATTCAAAGAAGAGTAAGCGAG GGTGTGAGCCTTGAGCTATGTGCAAAGGATAGAGTGGGCTTGCTGTCTGAAGTGACTAGGATTCTACGCGAGAATGGCTTGACAGTTTCTAGAGCAGGTGTGTCAACCATAGGAGAGAAAGGACTAAATGTTTTCTACGTGAGAGATGCATATGGAAACCCTGTCGACACGAACATCATTGAAGCATTGCGTAAAGAAATTGGTCAGAGTGTGATGGTCAATGTGAAGAAAGTACCAGCCAACACCAAAGCGCCAGAAACGTCCCGAGGATGGGCTAGAGTAAGCTTCTTCTTTGGGAACTTGTTGGAAAGGTTCTTAACTTAA
- the LOC123910955 gene encoding ACT domain-containing protein ACR3 isoform X1, with protein sequence MAKVCWPYFDPEYENFSSRINPPRVSMDNDSCHDCTLIKIDSVNKPGILLEVVQILTDLDFIITKAYISSDGGWFMDVFHVTDQQGKKITDNKIIDFIEKALGPKGRQNTESVKNWAGKRVGVHSIGDHTAIELIGRDRPGLLSEISAVLASLQFNVIAAEVWTHNRRIACVLYVNDATKKSMDDDSKRLSIIEEQLNHILRGCENDEKVARTSFSMGFTFTHMDRRLHQMLFADRDYESAGLTTTNVDCPPSFRPNIKIERIEEKGYSVVSVRCKDRAKLMFDIVCTLTDMEYVVFHASISSEGPYASQEYFIRHVDGCTLDTEGEKERVTKCIEAAIQRRVSEGVSLELCAKDRVGLLSEVTRILRENGLTVSRAGVSTIGEKGLNVFYVRDAYGNPVDTNIIEALRKEIGQSVMVNVKKVPANTKAPETSRGWARVSFFFGNLLERFLT encoded by the exons ATTGATAGTGTCAATAAACCTGGAATTCTGCTGGAAGTCGTGCAAATCTTGACAGATCTTGACTTCATAATTACCAAAGCTTACATATCTTCTGATGGTGGATGGTTTATGGATG TATTTCATGTTACGGATCAGCAAGGGAAGAAGATAACAGACAACAAAATTATTGACTTCATTGAAAAG GCTCTAGGACCAAAGGGCCGCCAGAACACAGAAAGTGTGAAGAATTGGGCAGGCAAACGGGTTGGCGTGCACTCCATTGGGGATCATACAGCCATTGAGCTCATTGGTAGGGACCGCCCAGGTCTCTTGTCTGAGATATCAGCTGTCCTTGCCAGCCTCCAATTCAATGTGATTGCAGCTGAAGTTTGGACTCATAACAGGCGAATAGCATGTGTCCTTTATGTGAATGATGCTACAAAAAAATCTATGGATGATGACTCAAAAAGATTGTCAATTATTGAGGAGCAGCTCAACCACATTCTACGTGGATGTGAGAATGATGAGAAAGTGGCTCGGACCAGTTTCTCCATGGGTTTCACCTTCACCCACATGGACAGGAGGCTCCACCAGATGTTGTTCGCTGATAGGGATTATGAGAGTGCTGGATTAACCACAACAAATGTTGATTGTCCTCCGTCTTTCAGGCCAAATATCAAGATAGAACGTATTGAGGAAAAAGGATACTCCGTTGTTAGTGTGAGATGCAAAGATCGGGCAAAATTGATGTTTGACATTGTCTGCACTCTCACTGACATGGAATATGTTGTTTTCCATGCGTCAATCTCATCCGAAGGCCCTTATGCATCACAG GAGTACTTCATCAGGCACGTGGATGGTTGCACACTTGACACTGAAGGGGAGAAAGAAAGGGTCACCAAATGCATTGAAGCTGCTATTCAAAGAAGAGTAAGCGAG GGTGTGAGCCTTGAGCTATGTGCAAAGGATAGAGTGGGCTTGCTGTCTGAAGTGACTAGGATTCTACGCGAGAATGGCTTGACAGTTTCTAGAGCAGGTGTGTCAACCATAGGAGAGAAAGGACTAAATGTTTTCTACGTGAGAGATGCATATGGAAACCCTGTCGACACGAACATCATTGAAGCATTGCGTAAAGAAATTGGTCAGAGTGTGATGGTCAATGTGAAGAAAGTACCAGCCAACACCAAAGCGCCAGAAACGTCCCGAGGATGGGCTAGAGTAAGCTTCTTCTTTGGGAACTTGTTGGAAAGGTTCTTAACTTAA